The genomic window ATTTGCGAGGTAGCTAAGCTGCATAGACAGAGCTTCATTATTACTCACTCCTAATTCCTTAAACTTATCGCTCAAAGGGAAGCTACCTCGTCCCATTACTTCAAGGCTTACAAAATCGCTTAACACAAAACCTAGTCCTAGATTCACATTCACGCCAAATCCTTTTGCACTCTCATCATTGAATTTGAGTTGCGCATAATGCACACCCGGTCCGCCAAATGTATAAAATCGTGGAGTGAATCTATATCCTTCTTCCCAAGTGATACCATAGCTTCTATATGATGGCTTTGAGCTGCTATCAAGGATATTTGATTCTGCGACTTCAGCAAGGATACGCGTAAAAAGCTTTTGGCTTGTATTTATCTGCAAGCCCAATGCACCACGTCCGCTTAAACCACCCTTTTCATTATATAAAGTTTCACCCATATTGCTCCATTTGACATTTGTATCAGCATTTTTAAACCAAGTCGTTTGAGAACCTATGCTTCCGCCTACTATAAAGCGATATTTTTGCTCCTCTGCTCCAAAAACACATAATGCAAAAGCAAATGGAATAAAAGCAAGAATTTTCTTCATTATTTCTCCTTTTTGTGAGGTTGTTATAAGCTTATCAGTTTTGCAAA from Helicobacter typhlonius includes these protein-coding regions:
- a CDS encoding outer membrane beta-barrel protein; amino-acid sequence: MKKILAFIPFAFALCVFGAEEQKYRFIVGGSIGSQTTWFKNADTNVKWSNMGETLYNEKGGLSGRGALGLQINTSQKLFTRILAEVAESNILDSSSKPSYRSYGITWEEGYRFTPRFYTFGGPGVHYAQLKFNDESAKGFGVNVNLGLGFVLSDFVSLEVMGRGSFPLSDKFKELGVSNNEALSMQLSYLANIMIAF